A genomic segment from Aegilops tauschii subsp. strangulata cultivar AL8/78 chromosome 1, Aet v6.0, whole genome shotgun sequence encodes:
- the LOC120968292 gene encoding uncharacterized protein — MEAKLVLILAACILLSFISNKGHAQPCAPSDLLVNHTTMPGKVGGRPHYLVTVENRCVCTQLGVKLACAGLNSTVSVDPAGVVVPTGDDGALCTLNGGQPMHANETVLFVYASSMEISFRPVSSFLDCSIAPSPAPQAAP, encoded by the exons ATGGAGGCCAAGCTCGTACTGATCCTTGCAGCCTGTATCTTGCTTTCCTTCATCAGCAACAAAG GCCATGCGCAGCCGTGCGCACCGTCGGATCTCCTCGTCAACCACACCACCATGCCGGGGAAGGTCGGAGGGCGCCCGCACTACCTGGTGACGGTGGAGAACAGGTGCGTCTGCACGCAGCTCGGCGTGAAGCTGGCGTGCGCGGGGCTCAACTCCACCGTCAGCGTCGACCCGGCCGGCGTGGTCGTGCCGACCGGGGACGACGGCGCGCTCTGCACTCTCAACGGCGGTCAGCCGATGCATGCGAACGAGACGGTCTTGTTCGTGTACGCTTCGAGCATGGAAATCAGCTTCAGGCCCGTCTCGTCGTTCCTCGACTGCTCCATAGCCCCCTCGCCGGCTCCGCAGGCTGCACCCTGA
- the LOC109767274 gene encoding uncharacterized protein, translating into MEAKLVVILAACLLISFSNGGDAQCTVKDLVVAQTTAPAQPGETYPKHVVTVKNTCVCMQLNVKMDCAGFDSSIDVIPADTITPDGDNALCTLNGGRPVYGNGTVTFSYAWSTDISFRPVSSYMECSVAP; encoded by the exons ATGGAGGCCAAGCTTGTAGTCATCCTTGCGGCCTGCTTGTTGATTTCCTTTAGCAATGGAG GAGACGCACAGTGCACAGTGAAAGACCTCGTCGTCGCCCAGACCACCGCGCCGGCGCAGCCCGGAGAGACGTACCCGAAGCACGTGGTGACGGTGAAGAACACTTGCGTCTGCATGCAGCTCAACGTGAAGATGGACTGCGCGGGGTTCGACTCCTCTATCGACGTCATCCCTGCTGACACGATCACGCCGGACGGCGACAATGCGCTCTGCACCCTCAATGGCGGTCGTCCGGTGTATGGAAACGGCACGGTCACGTTCAGCTACGCGTGGAGCACAGACATCAGCTTCCGGCCCGTCTCGTCGTACATGGAATGTTCCGTAGCACCATAA